One Candidatus Methanoplasma cognatum DNA window includes the following coding sequences:
- a CDS encoding ATP-binding protein produces MYLKRHLEDVVKKASAMFGSILVTGPRQVGKTTMLREVTEGIRYVSLDDPLRLSSAVNESITFFKDFPPPVFVDEVQRAPSLFIVMKMIIDERKKKGLFYLSGSQQFRMMKNVSESLAGRIGILNMLGLSMREMSEIPFNRPFLPTEDYFIERSETYRPVDRGHLWETIQRGCLPELFMNREMDCRMFYSSYVATYIERDVRDLINIENELKFISFMTVIAGRTGTVLNLSSVANDVGISVPTAERWLSVLRASNIIYLLQPYHNNITNRTIKAPKLYFLDTGLAAYLTRWNTPDVLRDGAMAGAFFETYVISEVLKSYYNAGISDPHLYYYRDKEGNEIDLIIEENGLLHPIEIKKNSDPGKKDIRAFRIVDRLGKRGPGGIICTYDDLLSLDSSDKIIPIGMI; encoded by the coding sequence ATGTACTTAAAGAGGCACCTGGAAGACGTAGTAAAAAAAGCATCGGCGATGTTTGGTTCCATACTTGTGACCGGGCCAAGGCAGGTCGGTAAGACCACAATGCTCCGGGAGGTCACAGAAGGCATCAGATATGTCTCATTAGATGATCCGCTTCGTTTGTCGTCAGCTGTCAACGAAAGTATCACTTTCTTCAAGGATTTCCCGCCGCCGGTGTTCGTTGATGAAGTGCAGCGCGCACCTTCCCTCTTCATTGTAATGAAGATGATCATCGATGAGAGGAAGAAAAAAGGCCTGTTCTACTTATCCGGTTCGCAGCAGTTCCGTATGATGAAAAATGTGAGCGAGTCGCTTGCCGGCAGGATCGGCATCCTTAATATGCTGGGGTTATCGATGCGGGAGATGTCCGAGATCCCATTCAACCGACCGTTCTTACCGACCGAAGATTATTTCATTGAGAGATCTGAAACATATAGGCCTGTGGATCGGGGCCACCTCTGGGAGACCATACAGAGGGGATGTCTGCCGGAGCTTTTCATGAACAGGGAAATGGATTGCCGGATGTTCTATTCATCTTACGTGGCCACATACATAGAGCGGGATGTGAGAGATCTGATAAACATCGAAAACGAATTGAAATTCATCAGTTTCATGACAGTTATCGCCGGACGTACCGGCACCGTGCTTAATCTGTCGTCGGTGGCGAACGACGTGGGGATAAGCGTGCCCACGGCCGAACGCTGGCTGTCCGTGCTCAGGGCATCCAATATCATCTACCTGCTTCAGCCGTACCACAACAACATCACCAACCGTACCATCAAGGCGCCTAAGCTGTATTTCCTTGATACGGGCCTGGCCGCTTATCTCACGCGGTGGAATACGCCGGATGTCCTACGAGACGGCGCCATGGCAGGCGCTTTCTTTGAGACATATGTAATTTCCGAGGTCTTGAAAAGCTATTACAACGCGGGCATCTCGGACCCACACCTGTATTATTACAGAGATAAAGAAGGTAACGAGATCGATCTGATCATAGAGGAGAACGGCCTCCTGCATCCGATCGAGATCAAGAAAAACTCAGACCCAGGCAAGAAGGACATCAGAGCGTTCAGGATCGTAGACAGACTCGGAAAAAGGGGGCCGGGCGGCATCATTTGCACATATGACGACCTGCTCTCGCTCGACAGCAGCGATAAGATAATCCCTATCGGCATGATATGA
- a CDS encoding site-specific integrase, producing MKSHSAETKALFFSFSDGYGHLSGNSFRKIKSKIEVKIGEKFELRDCRRGFGQNYLDKGLNIEAVSVLMGHSSTKTTEGYYCRKSQANVI from the coding sequence TTGAAGTCCCACTCCGCTGAAACAAAGGCGCTATTCTTCTCGTTTTCGGACGGTTACGGTCATCTTTCGGGCAACAGTTTCAGGAAGATCAAGTCAAAAATCGAGGTAAAAATAGGCGAGAAATTTGAGCTCAGAGACTGCCGCAGAGGCTTCGGTCAGAACTATCTGGACAAGGGCCTCAACATCGAAGCCGTCTCCGTTCTGATGGGACACTCTTCAACGAAGACCACCGAAGGCTACTACTGCAGGAAATCACAAGCGAATGTAATCTAA